The genomic window aatacatgcaacatttgtatctctaaataaatttattaaaaattagattcaaatatctatataataatattaattatgtatcataaatattaatattatatatatatagtcaaagttgtttctcaaaAAACAAAACGATAGATATTTAAGGACGAAGGGAGTAGTTCTTTATCACATTCTTCATAAGTACTACttacttcctccgtcccaaaatatctaTCGTTTTCGTTTTCCGAAAAACAACTTTGACAaattatttattaaaaaatattaatatttatggtacataattgatACCAttagaaagatctttgaatctagttttttaataaatttatttggcgatacaaatgttgcacgtattttttacaaatcgagtcaaacttgcggCGTGAAAACCAAAAGTGACagataatttgggacagagggagtaacttCGTAATTTAACAACAAAGTTCTACCACGCATTTATATGCTGCTCATTAGCATCTATATTCTATTTGACTGAGTTACAGTTCTTAAAGCACAAAGGATAGGGTATGATTTCTTAACTAAAGTAATCAGGTAGTTCCCCGTGCATGTTGAGGCGATGGACGCTTATTTAAATTTGAATACATAGACAGGAAAGAAAGCTCAGTGTAACTTCTAGAGTGGTTAGTTTCATTTAGTTCAACATTATCAGATCTAGTCTTTTAGAAGTCCAAACAGTTACTACAATACACAACACGCGCCAACTGATGATTACAAAAGAGGGAAGAGAGTAAATATTCACATAATGTACAAATAGTGATTGACCCATAATAAGAACACAAAATAATGCAAATAAGCAGGGATAGCAGGTATCAGTAAAATATCAATGCTAACTGTATACTTCTGCTTCTGGTTTTATTCTTTCCAATAGCTTTTCAGCTTCTATAAACCCCCCTAAAGGTCCCAGAGGGGTATATTTTACTTGCCTCCAACTGTCATATAAAGCGGCACAAATAATTTTAGATGGCAATTAAAGCTCTGATTCAAAGGATCAATCTTACTTTACCTGGGGATAAATGGCAGTGCCAGGCAATGAAGATGAAGGTGATCAACACTATTAAATGGGGGCTGATGGAACCCAAACCTACAATGCAGACTACATATGTAAGAGAAATGACAGTAAAAATATTGAATAAGTATCTTGACTCTTGAGATATACTCCCCCTGTTCCATATGGGCTTTTGAAATACCTGTGTTCCTCAGAATTGGGAGCATCTTGATTGAGCAAGTCTTTCCCCACCTTCACCATGTGGCTGACTGAAAGACAACAATAAAAGAAATGCAACAGCTCACTCTTCAAGTCTGGCTTGCACTACGATGCATAGTGAAATGCAACATCAAGCAGCGTTCATATGATGAAAGAAGCCAGAGAGTACCCACCTAACTGGTGATCATCTTTGGTTTTGTGGAGGCTATTTACAGTTGGTATATGATCAATGGGTATGACAAGATAGTGCCTACAAATATCGCACAGCATAATCACAAAACAAATATTCAGGCAAATAAATTGGGCATTTACAACGCAGAAGTACAAGCTCTCAGAAAAAATAATATAACAACGAAGGCTtatagtcccaagcaagttggggtaggctggaGATGAAGCTgaacaagaacaaaaaaaaaaaaagaggatgaACAAAGCAGAATGAGGTACTAAGCCctggtttagttcgcgaaatttggaatttggggctactgtagcaccttcgtttttatttggcaaatagtgtccaaacattgactaattaggcttaaaacgttcgtctcgcaatttcccaccaaactgtgcaattagtttttcttttcgtctacatttaatgctccatgcacggaccgcaaacgttcgatgtgacaggtactgtagcaactttttggaatttgggggtgaaCTAAACAAGGCGTAAAAGTAGTAATAATGAATCAATAATTTCTTCTGGCTGTGAATAGGAGAACCGAGCTCATGTTTAGCCCTATGAGTAAATCATGTGAAAATTCGATCTAGCATGTCTAACGCTTATCAAACACAAAACCAGCAAGAACCACAAGAAGACTTCAACGTATCATGCTGTTTGCATCACCATCATGAATCATGTACTTCTCACAAATTattatgtttcaattgtaaaccAACTATGTCATTGCTACATGAAACTAGAACACTCAATTATAAAGATATACAGTATGTTGTCCTAGATACGTACTACATGAAACTAGAACACCCAATGACCCAATTATAAGATATATAGTATGTTGTcccagatacatagtaaaatttaTGATACTTTCTTGTGCAAATATTCCTTTCCTGACAACTTATTGCAAGGAAGTGTGATGCTTCTGCTCATATGAATGCAGAAGTTCATATAGATGAACATGAGCCTGCGTATAGCACCTCAACACTACTACTAGTAGCCCTCCAATGTCCAAAGGAGCACTTATGAGTTAGTGTTTGACAGGATACCCAAACTCATATAAGTAACAATTAAGGTGAGACTGGTATAGATGGTCAGAAAAAATGCCAGCTGATGTGTCTGTGAAAGTGAACGAAAACAATGGAGACATAATCTATAACAAAGGTAAAGTTCTGAGGACAACCATGAATAGCTTCACTGCTTCAGGATCACATAGATACTTTGAAGTTAGAAGAAATGACAAGCTTGGGAGGGCTTAAGGCAATGAATTAAGTGAACGATTACAGTCACACAGAGAACGTAGCAGcctagcacacagaaaaataagcTCCAATCGAATACTTCCACCATTCCCTACAAAAAAAAAACGCATTGCTTGCAATGCTCGCCAGATGTTCGACGAAATGAACCTACGCCTTACTTCATCCGACTGACTCGTAACACGACATCTAGACCTATCCAAGCAACAGAGAGCTATACAAACGAACAACAACTCCTCAGCATGTACCTGAACGCCGACGGGTTGATGTCGCGGAACGCCACGACCTTGTCATCCTGCGCACAGggagaaaaacaaacaaaaaacaaaGGGGATTTACATTTTCTGCAGCGAAAGCAGCACTAGATCGGAGGTGGTACATGGGGACAGCGGTACGGAACGGAGTAGAGGAGAGCGGTGGTGGAGGTGGGGGCGCGGCTGGTGGGAGTGGGACTCCGCCCGACGCGGGGTGGACTTGACCGATTCAACAGCGACGCTCCCGGACGCGGCGGCCGGCTCGGGGTCCGGGATGCCGCCGCCGTGTCGGTCGTCGGAGTCGAAGGCTAGTTTAGGCTTCCATGGCCCAGGAACTGAGG from Miscanthus floridulus cultivar M001 chromosome 11, ASM1932011v1, whole genome shotgun sequence includes these protein-coding regions:
- the LOC136492206 gene encoding bifunctional adenosine 5'-phosphosulfate phosphorylase/adenylylsulfatase HINT4-like, with protein sequence MVILNCLRKFPGPWKPKLAFDSDDRHGGGIPDPEPAAASGSVAVESVKSTPRRAESHSHQPRPHLHHRSPLLRSDDKVVAFRDINPSAFRHYLVIPIDHIPTVNSLHKTKDDHQLVSHMVKVGKDLLNQDAPNSEEHRFGFHQPPFNSVDHLHLHCLALPFIPSWRQVKYTPLGPLGGFIEAEKLLERIKPEAEVYS